gcAAATTTGGGCAGCGAAATGGAGATGGGTAGAGAGATTTCGCGTTTTGcataaatgaattaaaatgaCGCAGCTATGGCTTTTGGATTAGACTGCGAATTCGGGTGAGAAACACATACGGCCAAACCGCAATAAACCAATTGAGAGCTATACAAGCCGTCTATAGAGCCATCGAGCATTGTTAATGGCCGGCCCACGCTCATAAAACAAACAGTGAAGCCAAACAGCAGCAAACAGGCAAACAAGCTGGCTGGCCAACTCGCAAGCTGACCAAACTCGGCAAACAACAAGAGCAACAGCTAACAGCAATTCACACTTACGCACCCCAAAGTTGGAGGCGTCTGCCTAAAGTCTGGGAATGGGAATCGGAATGATATGGTTTGGGGCATGGGGCGATGTAGTGGGAGTTGGTCTGCGCCTGGTCAATAGCATTACTAACCTTCAAATGGAATTAGCACATTTACACAGCTTACCTGACCGCAGAAGCAGTGTGGCCAACTTGGCGATGTTATAGCCAAAACTTCACTTTTCCCATAATTCAGTTTTTAGGAATTGCCCTTATCAGGCAAAACTTTATGATCCTAGcctaatttattaatttccattttttgtttatattttattatataacatatatGGTATATAATATTTGAGCTGTCAAATGACTTCAAACTTCTGAACCTCAAACTAACAGAggcagtttaaatttaaaatttaaattaaattatacaattacATAAGTGGATCTTGTTTTTGTCTAAagtagttaaaaaatattttggctAAATGTGTGTTCTACAATATGTTTTATTGTAAAACTAAAagaatatttacttaaaatacctttttttttaaagagttagacttaaattttaaaatttaaaagaaatgtaaTACCATCAAATGccatcaaatatttaaaatacaatttggctACCTCCTGTAATCTGGACACCACTGCTCAGAAGTTTGTTTCGCCGCAAAGTGAAATGTTTTGCTCTTTAAACTGCCACTGGCTGCCATTCGATTTCATGAGCGCCACTTAGCGTGCCACCAGAAAATACACGGGCCAACCATATGAATTGGTCTTTTGTTCCGTTTTTGCGGGCTGACGGGCGAAGGCTGGGGGCATCGTACTCgcatattttaatagtttgttttATGGCATTTACATTAGCATCTAATTTTTGCTAACAAGCGGCCGCAAAACAAACAGACCAAGTCCACGCGGCGTGCTGAAAAGGCGAAACAAAAGTTTCCATTTTATGCCCAAAGTTCTAGGCTATAAAGACACCGGTCGCGACTTGGCCAGGTCACAGTCGGGAAACGGCGAGCGGAGCAACCATAAAGCCACTGATAAAGTCAAGCGACCAGCCAGCAGTTCAACAAGCAATAAGGATAATGCGTAGCtggtttttatttggattataTGCGCTGCTAATCGCCGCAACAGTTGGCCAACCGCTGCAGCAAAATGAGTCTGGAAAAACTGAGGACTCCGAAAGGGGCGAGCGAGTGAGTCGCCAAATTCCCTATCCATACATGGGCGGCTACGGCGGAGGATACGGCGGATACGGCGGATATGGAGGATATGGAGGATACGGAGGATACGGGGGATACGGAGGATACGGGGGATATGGAGGCTATGGAAGCTACGCCGGCATACGCTCCTCACTTTATCCGTACGGCAATCTATATGGCTCCAGCGGCTTGGGACTGGCGGGCGGATATTATGGTCGTCCTTATGGTTATGGCGGTGGCTATAATATTGGATATCCGGCCATTGGCGGCTTTGGTGCCACTGCCGGCGGCATCTATGGTGTTAGTCCATTTTCCCCATTCGCTTAAGTGGCTAtacgaaataaaaaaccaacaaaaaaaaaaactaaaccttttggcaaatttaactaaaaagaaatgtttataaaattggaAGTGACGCCTAGCTGTGGTAAGCTAAGCGGGGATTAGCGAATGATTCCTCAGTCGGCTATTTGACACCGTAATGTGATTGTGGTCAAATGTATAACTAAAAGATGCATTCAAAAAAGAgtcaaacataaaaaatggcttttaaaaatgacacaaacaaaacacattggtaaaaaaaaattcctaaaggtAATTATGAATTTGAACTGGAACTGAATAATAGGAACCTAAAAATCgctttaaaaagtatttatacaaaaggaaaacaaaaaaagcacagtaaccattttttttatgcttgAAAACCTAATGAAGGTTAAATCGAAGATACCTACaagtaaaaaatcaaagtGCTTTGGAAATATAAGTCTAACTAGTTGAAGCAAATGTTTCTCTAAGATGGCCCCACGATTTCGCGTTTTATTTACTCAGTGTCAAGCGCTCCTTTGAAGCAAACGATTCAAAACGATTATCGCTTTCATTCATTAAAATCTAGCGTGGCGCACCGCATTATTTGCCCAGCTCTGCGCTAACCAGAGCTCAATCATTTACCTCCAGCTGGGGGAGACGCTTAAGCAAATACAAGAAGCAGCCAGCTTTGTGGACATCGGCCAGGGTAATGCAGACAGGAAGAGCTGGCtactt
This genomic window from Drosophila gunungcola strain Sukarami chromosome 3R, Dgunungcola_SK_2, whole genome shotgun sequence contains:
- the LOC128256183 gene encoding keratin-associated protein 19-2; this translates as MRSWFLFGLYALLIAATVGQPLQQNESGKTEDSERGERVSRQIPYPYMGGYGGGYGGYGGYGGYGGYGGYGGYGGYGGYGGYGSYAGIRSSLYPYGNLYGSSGLGLAGGYYGRPYGYGGGYNIGYPAIGGFGATAGGIYGVSPFSPFA